A region from the Dehalococcoides mccartyi CG5 genome encodes:
- the prfB gene encoding peptide chain release factor 2 (programmed frameshift), producing MQDILSELKGRIFSDMVRLDVSAKELEITELETASSNPDFWQDQQNAQKAMKKLAANKRTSELWRGLERRINDLTELAVLSREDPSLSNEIEHEISGLTAELDSLEVGLAFSGQYDNRNALLTVHAGAGGVESQDWAGMLLRMFMRWAEKKGFGMEILDQSLGEEAGIKSATLQIEGEYAYGFLKSEHGVHRLIRLSPFDADHARHTSFALVEIMPEAEDSVDIDIKPEDIKIDMFRSSGPGGQNVQKVSTAVRVTHIPSGIVVASQTERSQHQNREIAMRILASKLLAVEIAKRAEERAKLKGERISAEWGSQIRSYVLHPYKMVKDHRTDYEVGNAEAVLEGELDGFISAYLRQNIGRE from the coding sequence ACTTGAAACTGCCTCCAGCAACCCTGATTTTTGGCAAGATCAGCAAAATGCCCAAAAGGCTATGAAAAAACTGGCCGCCAACAAACGTACTTCAGAGCTTTGGCGGGGTTTGGAACGGCGTATAAACGACCTGACCGAACTTGCGGTATTGTCCCGTGAAGACCCGTCGTTGAGTAATGAGATAGAACATGAAATCAGTGGTTTAACTGCTGAGCTGGATAGTCTGGAAGTAGGCTTGGCTTTTTCCGGCCAGTATGACAACCGAAACGCCCTGCTTACGGTGCATGCCGGAGCGGGCGGGGTGGAATCTCAGGATTGGGCAGGTATGCTGCTACGTATGTTTATGCGTTGGGCTGAAAAGAAGGGTTTTGGTATGGAAATACTTGACCAGAGCCTCGGTGAAGAGGCCGGCATAAAGAGCGCCACTTTGCAGATAGAGGGTGAATACGCTTACGGTTTTCTGAAAAGTGAACATGGGGTGCACCGCCTGATAAGGCTTTCTCCCTTTGATGCCGACCATGCCCGCCATACTTCATTTGCGCTGGTAGAGATTATGCCTGAAGCTGAAGACAGTGTAGATATTGATATAAAACCGGAAGATATAAAAATTGATATGTTCCGTTCCAGCGGTCCGGGGGGGCAAAACGTTCAGAAGGTTTCAACGGCAGTACGGGTTACTCACATACCTTCGGGTATTGTGGTTGCCAGCCAGACAGAGCGCAGCCAGCACCAGAATCGTGAAATTGCCATGAGGATACTGGCCTCCAAACTGCTGGCAGTGGAGATTGCCAAACGGGCGGAAGAGCGCGCCAAGCTTAAGGGTGAACGCATTTCTGCCGAATGGGGTAGCCAGATACGCAGTTACGTCCTTCACCCCTACAAAATGGTTAAAGACCACCGCACAGATTATGAAGTGGGTAATGCCGAAGCTGTGCTGGAAGGTGAACTGGACGGCTTTATAAGCGCCTACCTTCGGCAGAATATAGGAAGGGAATAA
- a CDS encoding peptidase MA family metallohydrolase, whose amino-acid sequence MKKQLLALGLMLGILLGGLVPSTLTAQSPITIDKSSVNITFPSNIGFSLTASSISNITDIRLYYTVDRKTFSEVYSEFVLNFTPDTTVNASYSWDMRYTGGMPPGARVNYWYRITDEAGNILTSPSQTVVYEDARFDWQSISEGMLELYWYNGEQSFADELMESAQAALLRLAADTGAELQDKVTLYIYANSADLQSAMVFPSEWTGGVAYPAFNVIAIGIAPYDVDWGKRAITHELAHQVTSQMTSNPYCDLPVWLNEGISMYAEGNLEAVYVNYLVWAIGQDKLISVKSLCSPFSANSADAYLSYAESFTLVNYLITYYGPEKFSALLETFHQSAGYDEALLAVYGFDIQGLNTLWQATLKNGAIEIQPPRSIILTPGLAVLLTLVAGGSIITAFWLWSNRVVSRT is encoded by the coding sequence ATGAAAAAACAGTTACTGGCACTGGGGCTTATGCTGGGAATACTGCTTGGAGGCTTGGTTCCGTCCACGCTAACTGCCCAAAGTCCCATTACTATAGATAAAAGCAGCGTAAATATTACCTTCCCCAGCAATATTGGATTCAGTCTAACTGCCAGCAGCATTAGCAATATTACCGATATACGGCTGTATTATACCGTTGACCGCAAAACTTTTTCAGAGGTATATAGTGAGTTTGTCTTAAATTTTACCCCTGACACTACCGTAAATGCATCATATTCATGGGATATGCGCTATACCGGCGGTATGCCGCCGGGTGCCCGTGTTAACTACTGGTACCGGATAACAGATGAAGCTGGAAATATCCTTACCAGCCCCAGCCAGACAGTTGTGTATGAAGATGCCCGTTTTGACTGGCAGAGTATTTCGGAGGGTATGCTGGAGCTGTACTGGTACAATGGGGAACAATCTTTTGCGGATGAACTTATGGAATCAGCCCAGGCAGCACTTTTGCGTTTGGCGGCAGATACCGGTGCTGAACTGCAGGATAAGGTTACACTGTATATTTACGCAAACTCCGCCGACCTCCAGAGTGCCATGGTATTCCCCTCTGAATGGACCGGCGGCGTGGCCTATCCTGCTTTCAATGTGATTGCTATAGGCATAGCACCATATGATGTTGACTGGGGCAAACGGGCTATCACCCATGAGCTGGCGCATCAGGTAACCAGCCAGATGACTTCTAACCCTTACTGTGATTTGCCTGTATGGCTGAACGAAGGCATTTCTATGTATGCCGAGGGTAATCTGGAAGCAGTATATGTCAATTATCTTGTCTGGGCCATTGGTCAGGATAAACTTATTTCAGTCAAAAGCCTGTGCAGCCCTTTTTCAGCCAATTCAGCAGATGCTTATTTGTCTTATGCCGAAAGTTTTACCCTGGTAAATTATCTCATCACCTATTACGGCCCGGAGAAATTTTCGGCTTTGCTGGAAACCTTTCATCAGAGTGCCGGTTATGACGAAGCTTTGCTGGCTGTTTACGGTTTTGATATACAAGGCTTAAATACCCTGTGGCAGGCCACTTTGAAAAACGGTGCTATCGAAATTCAACCGCCAAGGTCTATCATTCTGACTCCCGGGCTGGCGGTGCTTCTGACGCTGGTGGCAGGGGGCAGTATTATAACCGCTTTCTGGTTATGGAGTAACAGGGTTGTCTCCCGTACCTAG
- the radC gene encoding RadC family protein, translated as MSPVPSIRDLPLAERPRERLQSLGAGALSSAELLAVILGRGVAGEPVLQSAQRLIAHFGGPSGIACASVEELSKLKGIGLAKACQLKAAFELAKRAGGIKGEYQPCIKTPEDVFQLIYPLVCDEKKEYFFCLMLDVKSRLIRVGHISVGSLEESVVHPREVFKEALSASAASVILAHNHPSGDTEPSHDDIGLSARLREAGGIMGIEVLDHIIIGGQSFTSLKRQGLL; from the coding sequence TTGTCTCCCGTACCTAGCATACGTGATTTGCCGCTTGCCGAAAGGCCCAGAGAAAGGCTTCAGAGCCTAGGGGCGGGGGCACTTTCTTCGGCAGAACTTCTGGCGGTTATTTTAGGGCGTGGAGTGGCAGGTGAACCTGTTTTGCAGAGTGCCCAGCGTTTGATTGCGCATTTTGGCGGGCCTTCAGGTATTGCTTGTGCCAGTGTTGAGGAACTTTCAAAATTAAAAGGTATCGGTCTGGCCAAGGCCTGCCAGCTGAAAGCCGCTTTTGAACTAGCCAAGCGGGCAGGCGGGATTAAAGGCGAATACCAGCCCTGTATCAAAACCCCTGAAGATGTGTTTCAGCTAATATATCCTCTGGTATGTGACGAAAAAAAAGAATATTTTTTCTGCCTGATGCTGGATGTAAAAAGCCGGCTTATTCGGGTAGGACATATATCCGTAGGCAGTCTGGAAGAAAGTGTGGTGCATCCCCGTGAGGTTTTTAAAGAAGCACTTTCTGCCAGTGCCGCATCTGTAATATTGGCGCACAACCATCCCTCCGGAGATACCGAACCCTCCCATGATGATATCGGGTTATCTGCCCGGCTGAGAGAAGCCGGAGGCATAATGGGGATAGAGGTACTTGACCATATAATTATAGGGGGACAAAGCTTTACCAGTTTAAAAAGACAGGGGCTTTTATAA